AGCTGACTCAAAATTGCTAAGGAGTAGATTTTAATGCGCTGTTGTGGGATTAGGTACGCTATGAACAGGGATTGGACAAAACCGCGAGAAATGCGTACTTGAAAATAAATGCGGATACTAGCCACGCCAGTAGATTGCGctcttgtatttgaccacgaactgaAGCTGTGCAATTCCCTCAACAAGTTGCGAGTGCACGTGTATCGTTGTCAGAACACAGTTTTGAGTGCATTAGGTAGGAACTAAGTGGATTAGAACGGGGCAGATTGTTGGCGCTGGTgcggtgcgtgcgtgcgtgctccCCTAGCGAAGTTAGCGGAAGAgtctggtgtttcaagaagcaccgtatcgaagatttatacggcGTAAAGGGAAAGCGGAAAACCATCATCAGCTAATTTACAAcgaggacgaaagtgtgtgtcgagtgattGTGGCAGACGATCGTTAAAAagtactgtgacgaaaaataagagaatgacaactgcaaaagtcgctgtagaactgaatgtcgcactcacaacCCATGACTGCACGAAAACAATAGGAGGGCAATTGCAGAGCGAGGTGCaactccaaaaccacacatcagtgatgcaaattcccaTAACAGgcaaacgtggtgctgaagccttTAAACTTGGACTACGGAGTCAGAGTTGACGCTACAGAGGTGATACGTAGTAGGCGTTTGGTGGTGATTTGGGCTGTCATGTGGTATTCCATGGGTGCCACGGTTACTCGGCAAGGTCGCATTCCTGTCAGGGACTATGTGACTATTCTGGCTAATCTGGCCTATttgatggtacaatatttgttcaccAATGGGAATGGCGTGTTCAACACGACAGGCCCCTTGTTCACACAGCTATGGTTTTGTGAACACGACGATTAATTGTagaatctcccctggccaccacagccaccagatctcaatattattgagtctttgtggtctaattagagagaagagtgcgtgatcgctatcgACCTTGTCATCGCTACGTGAATggtccactattttgcaggaagactgATATAAGATTAcctcgaaaaccatacaggacccgtaATTATCCATTCCGTAACGACGGGACGTTGTTTTGGGTGTCGGCGGGTTTCTTACACAGTATTAggtgtggtaatgtgttgtgtttatggtgttcatttatttttatagtaCATATTTATAGTTGTGACAGTTGTAGACGTGCCGGCGGTCCAGGACGTGCAATGAGTTGGCGCGCCGTGCCGCAGGTGGACGGCAGCGACAGCGGCGTGGAGGCGGGCAGCGTGCGCGGCGCCACCCCCGCCGCCTCGTGCGACTCCAGCCTGCTGAGCTGCTGCTCCGACAGCGACGACCCGCCGGCCGCGCCGCCCTCGCCCGGCCGCCGCGCCTCGccggccgcctccgccgcctcctctACCGCCACCAGGCCCGCCAGGCTCTTCCGGGGGTCAGTACACTCCGCGGCTTGTCTGGGAAGGTTCACTTCCCACGAAGTTACTGCTAAAGGCAGGGATATCGCAACTGTCTCTAGTCACTTTGTTACAAATCACACTGACGAGGGGATCATTACACCTGTTAATCGgggattttgatgagtcttaggtgTGTTGTAATGTAGAGGAACCTGTCTCAGTACCTGGCTAGCGGCTTTTCAGGCGACGGCCctgtttccgagaaaatcgatgttcAAGTTTCAACTGCTATACCTATAACTTTATTCATGTTACGACGTGTCAGTGGCGCGACACAGTCGTGGACAGCGAGAAGCTAATCAGCCTGGCGCAAACACGAAGATGCTTGTGGGATCAAAAGACGTCTCAGCATCACACGAGGAATGTTACTTACAAGTTGTGGGAGGACATAGCTTTAGAATTAGATGGGACAGGTGATTTTCTTTCCTCTCGTTTGATggatgtcgccggccggtgtgaccgagcggttgtaggcgctacagtctggaaccgcgcgaccgctacggtcggaggttcgaatcctgcctcgggcatggctgtgtgtgatgtccttaggttgttaggtttaagtagttctaagttctaggggactgatgacctcagaagttacgtcccatagtgctcagagccatttgaaccatttttttgatggatGTGTTGCCACTTCTGCGTGGGGTTCCTCCACATAGGAAGGCGAGTGTATGAGCAGAACTAATTATCATTCTCGTAAGGAAACAAGAGCAGCGTATCTTGCTTCAACAATATTCAAGTTTGCCATCGGAAAGTTTCATGTGTTCTGGATACGTCATTACAGACGGCAACGATATTACGGATTTCTCGTACACTGAATTTAATCCTCATTAAAGGTGTCGTTTCTACGAATTCGGTTTTACGttatttgtggaccacttcttTTGTAAACATTTGATTTGTATTTTTTATCTATGTAATAGCAACGGATAAAGCACTTACCTTGAAGTGAGTGCGACACGTTGTTCGCGTGCAGTAGTTTCTCTGAAGTTGCTACATTTCTTCAAGCAGTGCAAAAGGCGTGTCAGGAGGTATCCTGAGGTACATTTACTGATTCTCAAGTAGACAAAAGGGTGTTTATCATTTTCTTGCAGTTCCTTAAATAAGTGGCCAAATCCTCCACACATAGTTCATTTGTATAAGGTATCATTCACCTATTTTGCTTCCGTCTTCTGTTTCAGTGTGTAGTAAACCCTGGCGTGTGCGatacattcataaataaaaaaaatcggatAAAGGCATAACAACCGCACTGGCCAAAAAGGCCGACTGCACTGATTTCGGCGGACGATACCGTGAGCACAGGACACAGTGTTCTCGCGCGGTAACGTACACATGATAACGTGCAACGGTGTGTCACATAATTACGCATCCTGTGGACATCGCCCAAGAAAGCGTAGGGCAGCGGCTAAGGTTCAAGTGTACCATGCCGGCGCTACAAGTTCAAATCCTTTTTTTTCTCATGTTCATCGTATAGAATATCAATAAATAATACATGTCATGCAAAATTATTAAAAACGTTCATTAATAAATCAAGCACTAAAGCAAACCTTCTTTAAATGTGTATTTAGTTTGGCATATAGTAGTTTACAGGAACATCTTCCTCGCTATGCATTCGTTACTTGCTGTGCTACAACACAATTCCGGATGTTATTTGTCGTAGAAGCAACCGGAACACAAATTTCCAGAACACCGCGCACACTTAATGAAAGCTATTGTATTGCAAGCACACGGATTTTTCAGAAGCGATACCGGAAAACACAGTTAGTTTACATTcagaaagatggttctgcctcctATCATCTTCGATGCGAGCCACACGTATTTTGTCATTCATGCGAAAGCAGGTGCACTAAATTGATGCAGAATTAAGGGAAGCATTTTTATGGAATCTTCCCTCGAAGCGACTTCTTTCTTACTCTTTTGCAAGTCAggagcatttttaattttttgtgaaaattttatccTGTTGGTTGGCTTTGGCAAGCTTCCCATGAACTAATAGTGTAAAGAAATTTTTGGCGTCCCAAGTACGGAAGAATATTAGATTTTAAAACACTTCGTACATTATTTTTTTGAACTTGCCTGATTTCGTGCAGGTCCCAGTCCACAGTCAAATAGTaaactctttattttttatttttgtttttatttttattttttttacaatgcGACCAACTTTCCCAGATGATACTTCTATGCATAAGATTACGTAAGGGCATATCTTTCCTGAAGCAATTGCAGTATGCGTTGCTTTGAAGGAATAATAATCTTTTTTTCGGGACAGGAACGGTTTCGCTCCTTTTTCCGCAAGGATCGATTGCATGTCGGTTGGTACTGGCAGCTGGTTTGATCGGTATTATTAACATGATTAGGGCCAAAATTATGGATGAGTACTTTCACCTGTATTTGCAATCCTTCCATAGCTGCTAATACTTCGTCCATCGTTGCGAACTCTCTGGAACAGTCCAAGTATTTGGAATTTTCTCTTCGAAACACAAACGAAATACACATTCGAAGAAAGTTTGCTGTAATCATTGATTAACGAAATTACTACCGCGAAAATGACAGATTTTTAATGATTTTGCATGGCATATACTATTTAATAATATTCTGtacgatgaaactgaaaaaaaagtgcaGGATTTGAACCAGTACCGCCAGCAGCCTTTAACCTTACCCGCTGCAGTACGCTCACTTGGTCGAAACAAGACTAACGTTACAGGTATAGGACATAAGCATAAAAGAATCAACATCGGTTTTGTTGGGAAACTATGGGCCATCGCAAGAAAAGCCGCCATCCTGATGATCAGGACAGGTCCGTCACCAACGCACCGTAGACTCTTCATAATCCTCGGTTAACGGGTCTGATGGTCTCGTTGTGGGACTCTGCTTCGGAAACAACCGGTTGTGAAATCGCATGAGAATAGGGGCATTGAATATTATTATTGTAATGCGTGTTGCTCGATAGCGGCTATCTGCGTCACGCACGCCGTCTTCGTAAAACATCCCTTCTTTCTTCCTTCTCTGTTCATTCTCCTTTTAATTCTGCCCCctaatttttttattcatgattCTGCAGCCTTTCTTTTTCTGCTTGAGACGAGGAATATTATAAACGAACAAGCGACCCGCCCCGACTTCGCACGTGTAGTTCTAACAAGATCACCCGGCAATCAGGTTTTTGTAGtcttttatatttatggtatgcGAAGTTCAGAACTCAGATATGTTAGCCAAAGCATCCAGTGGAACTCTGAAACATTCTtgagagaaaatcgactttgaagttttccgagtaaCTTTAATTCACTAACTTTAAGGCGATTTTCACAATAGTCTGTGTTGCTGACTCGATATCGCGGGAGACTCATTACATCGGAGGTTGGAATCTCTTCTTTTTTTGTCCCGCTTGAATACCTACATTATCTATATACAAAATCATCAACATGTGCCAATTAACACATACCTAATCATCACACTCTATGAAAGATGTATGTCTTCTTGTTTGTAATTGCATATCGCAGTTAACATTCCAGTTTTCGTTGCACATATAATTTCTTAAtaaatttgtaatgttttcttaatttaaacgatCTTTATTAacgatcttttataaaatatcgataattaagaatttatatttttagtGCGTTTGATATGTAATTTTCGTAAAAGAGATGGTTTGGTATGTGTTGATTAGCAtacatttattgaattttattaGTAACGAAGTTGAGTAACCAGGCGTTGCCTGGCTATTTTTTATTCCACAAATCTGTTAGTcagtttcctccttccccctctctctcactccatCTCCTCTTGCCCTTATCTGTATCCACTTCCTCCTGCCTCCCCCACCATCCTCTCTCTAACCGTACCCTATTTCTTCATAcatctctcctccctcctctcgtatccattcctccccccctcccccgtctctgGCCATCACTTCCaccgcccccctctctctgtccacttactCCACCCCTACACTCTCTACTCTCTGTCCGTCTCATCctaccctcccccctctctttgtcagtgttctcctcc
This Schistocerca nitens isolate TAMUIC-IGC-003100 chromosome 1, iqSchNite1.1, whole genome shotgun sequence DNA region includes the following protein-coding sequences:
- the LOC126251594 gene encoding uncharacterized protein LOC126251594 yields the protein MEASDAVPAPAAGPGGHVDVAVVADADAGGGGSGPDSIFLLADSSGLDLTALSNPDYKVDGSDSGVEAGSVRGATPAASCDSSLLSCCSDSDDPPAAPPSPGRRASPAASAASSTATRPARLFRGV